The following are from one region of the Vitis riparia cultivar Riparia Gloire de Montpellier isolate 1030 chromosome 9, EGFV_Vit.rip_1.0, whole genome shotgun sequence genome:
- the LOC117921652 gene encoding uncharacterized protein LOC117921652, producing MENGDDWVAVDKVYHILFCFALTLIFSALANRTRYPFLRRYSVWVASILSLAAGAAKEVADEIGFFKSAGASPKDALADLLGVLIACLALSLRKSSRRPDPMDQVPGVSLV from the coding sequence ATGGAAAACGGTGACGATTGGGTAGCTGTAGACAAAGTGTACCACATCCTCTTCTGCTTCGCCCTCACTCTCATCTTCTCAGCCCTCGCCAACAGAACTCGTTACCCCTTTCTCCGTCGCTACTCCGTCTGGGTTGCCTCCATCCTCTCTCTCGCCGCCGGTGCCGCCAAGGAAGTCGCTGACGAGATCGGCTTCTTCAAGTCTGCCGGCGCCTCCCCTAAAGACGCTCTCGCCGATCTCCTCGGCGTTCTAATCGCTTGCCTCGCTCTTTCTCTGCGGAAATCCTCACGTCGCCCCGATCCCATGGATCAAGTTCCAGGAGTCTCGCTAGTTTGA